A stretch of Mycobacterium sp. ITM-2016-00316 DNA encodes these proteins:
- a CDS encoding amylo-alpha-1,6-glucosidase, which produces MPPDPSFAPTQLAARAAYLLRGNDLGVMTTAAPLLYPHMWSWDAAFVAIGLAPLSVERAVVELDTLLSAQWGNGMIPHIVFANGVDGYFPGPARWATSALAEHAPRTRHTSGITQPPVHAIAVQRILDRAKTRGRSTRAVAEAFLDRRWDDLVRWHRWLAECRDLRGQGRITLYHGWESGMDNSPRWDSAYANVIPGIVPEYQREDNKINTDSTQRPSDTEYDRYLWLLEEMKTARYDDELLAKTMSFAVEDVFVSAIFSVACTVLAEIGEDYKRSPADVRDLYAWADKFRAGVVDATDQRTGAARDFDVRADKWVATETVAQFAPLLCGGLPHDKERALLKLLDGPRFSSHPDLRYSLIPTTSPVSRDFRPREYWRGPVWPVTTWLFSWCFARRGWAERANALRQEGLRQASDGTFAEYYEPFTGEALGSMQQSWTAAAVLDWLG; this is translated from the coding sequence ATGCCACCGGACCCAAGCTTCGCCCCCACCCAGCTCGCAGCGCGCGCGGCCTACCTGTTGCGCGGTAATGACCTGGGTGTGATGACCACTGCCGCCCCGCTGCTCTACCCGCACATGTGGAGCTGGGACGCCGCGTTCGTCGCGATCGGGCTGGCCCCGCTGAGCGTGGAGCGCGCCGTCGTCGAATTGGACACCCTGCTCTCGGCGCAGTGGGGCAACGGGATGATCCCGCACATCGTGTTCGCCAACGGGGTGGACGGCTACTTCCCCGGTCCCGCACGCTGGGCCACCTCCGCGCTGGCCGAGCACGCGCCGCGCACCCGGCACACCTCCGGGATCACCCAGCCGCCGGTGCATGCCATCGCGGTGCAGCGCATCCTGGACCGGGCCAAGACCCGCGGACGCTCCACCCGGGCGGTCGCCGAGGCGTTCCTGGACCGGCGCTGGGATGATCTGGTGCGGTGGCATCGCTGGCTGGCCGAGTGTCGCGACCTGCGCGGCCAGGGCCGCATCACGCTGTACCACGGCTGGGAGTCCGGGATGGACAACTCCCCGCGCTGGGACAGCGCCTACGCCAATGTGATTCCCGGCATCGTCCCGGAGTATCAGCGCGAGGACAACAAGATCAACACCGACTCCACCCAGCGGCCGTCGGACACCGAGTACGACCGGTATCTGTGGTTGCTGGAGGAGATGAAGACCGCCCGCTACGACGATGAACTGCTCGCCAAGACCATGAGCTTCGCCGTCGAGGACGTGTTCGTCTCGGCGATCTTCTCGGTGGCGTGCACGGTGCTCGCCGAGATCGGTGAGGACTACAAGCGCTCCCCGGCCGACGTGCGTGATCTGTACGCCTGGGCCGACAAGTTCCGCGCGGGCGTCGTCGACGCCACCGACCAACGAACCGGCGCGGCAAGGGATTTCGATGTCCGAGCGGACAAGTGGGTGGCCACTGAGACGGTCGCGCAGTTCGCTCCGCTGCTGTGCGGTGGGCTGCCGCACGACAAGGAACGGGCGCTGCTGAAGCTGCTGGACGGTCCGCGTTTCAGCAGCCATCCGGACCTGCGCTACTCGCTGATCCCGACGACCTCGCCGGTCTCCCGGGACTTCCGGCCCCGTGAGTACTGGCGCGGCCCGGTGTGGCCGGTGACGACGTGGCTGTTCTCGTGGTGTTTCGCGCGACGCGGCTGGGCCGAACGCGCCAACGCGTTGCGTCAGGAGGGCCTGCGCCAGGCCAGCGACGGTACCTTCGCCGAGTACTACGAACCCTTCACCGGTGAGGCGCTGGGCAGCATGCAGCAGTCCTGGACGGCCGCGGCGGTGCTGGACTGGCTGGGTTAG
- a CDS encoding SDR family oxidoreductase has translation MPTALITGAGGGIGSAVAAALAPTHTLLLAGRPSAHLDALAERLGAPTWPLDLTDQDSIESAAEPLAELDVLVHNAGVLFPGSVAQSSADEWRASFEVNVTGAVALTLALLPALRAAGGQVVFINSGAGQKVSAGMASYSASKFALRAFADSLRADEPSLRVTSIFPGRTDSEMQRDLVAYEGGTYDPARFLRAETVGGLVAQAVNTPRDGSVHEITVRPGT, from the coding sequence GTGCCCACTGCCCTGATCACCGGCGCCGGCGGGGGGATCGGCTCGGCCGTCGCCGCCGCGCTCGCCCCCACGCACACCCTGCTGCTGGCCGGCCGCCCATCCGCCCACCTGGACGCGCTGGCCGAACGCCTCGGCGCGCCGACCTGGCCGCTGGACCTCACCGACCAGGATTCCATCGAGTCCGCCGCCGAACCGCTGGCCGAACTCGACGTCCTGGTGCACAACGCCGGGGTGCTGTTCCCGGGCAGCGTCGCGCAGTCCTCCGCCGACGAGTGGCGGGCCAGCTTCGAGGTGAATGTCACCGGCGCCGTCGCGCTGACGCTGGCGCTGCTGCCGGCCCTGCGCGCCGCCGGCGGGCAGGTGGTGTTCATCAATTCCGGTGCAGGCCAGAAGGTTTCGGCAGGCATGGCGTCATACTCGGCGAGCAAGTTCGCGCTGCGGGCATTCGCCGACTCGCTGCGCGCCGACGAGCCGTCGCTGCGGGTGACCTCGATCTTCCCGGGCCGTACCGACTCGGAGATGCAGCGCGACCTCGTCGCCTACGAGGGTGGAACCTATGACCCGGCGAGGTTTCTGCGGGCCGAGACCGTGGGCGGGCTCGTCGCGCAGGCGGTGAACACCCCACGCGACGGCTCCGTCCACGAGATCACGGTCCGCCCCGGTACCTAA
- the fdhA gene encoding formaldehyde dehydrogenase, glutathione-independent — MSDNRIVVYKGPGQVAVETLPYPKLEVPGEVADAMGMTRRADHGVILKCVSTNICGSDQHMVRGRTTAPVGQTLGHEITGEIVEKGSDVQFLEVGDICSVPFNIACGRCRNCREGQTGICLNVNPARAGSAYGYVDMGGWLGGQADYVMVPFADFNLLKFPDRDAALAKIRDLTMLSDIFPTGYHGAKTAGVTTGSTVYVAGAGPVGLAAAYSAHLLGAAVVIVGDLNADRLAQARSFGCETVDISADATLEDQIAEILNTNEVDCAVDAVGFEASGHGQGAGEQPAAVLNSIMNATRAGGSLGIPGLYVTGDPGGADDDAKHGTLKVRLGLGWAKSHSFYTGQCPVLKYNRGLMMSILHDKAHIADAVNATVIGLQDAPEGYAAFDSGVAQKFVLDPHGMVPA; from the coding sequence ATGTCCGATAACCGGATCGTCGTCTACAAGGGACCCGGCCAGGTGGCCGTCGAGACGCTGCCCTACCCGAAGCTCGAGGTTCCCGGCGAGGTCGCCGACGCGATGGGCATGACCCGCAGGGCGGACCACGGCGTCATCCTCAAGTGCGTGTCGACCAATATCTGCGGCTCGGACCAGCACATGGTCCGCGGCCGCACCACCGCGCCGGTCGGTCAGACCCTCGGCCATGAGATCACCGGCGAAATCGTCGAAAAAGGTTCGGACGTACAGTTTCTCGAAGTCGGTGATATCTGCTCGGTACCGTTCAACATCGCCTGCGGGCGGTGCCGCAACTGTCGTGAGGGACAGACCGGTATCTGCCTGAACGTCAATCCGGCTCGCGCCGGTTCGGCCTACGGTTACGTCGACATGGGCGGCTGGCTGGGCGGTCAGGCCGACTACGTGATGGTGCCCTTCGCCGACTTCAACCTGCTGAAGTTCCCGGACCGCGACGCCGCCCTGGCCAAGATCCGCGACCTCACCATGCTGTCGGACATCTTTCCGACCGGCTACCACGGCGCCAAGACCGCGGGCGTCACCACCGGTTCGACGGTGTACGTCGCGGGGGCGGGTCCGGTGGGTCTGGCCGCGGCGTACTCGGCGCACCTGCTGGGTGCTGCCGTGGTGATCGTCGGCGACCTGAACGCCGACCGGCTCGCGCAGGCCAGGTCGTTCGGTTGCGAGACCGTCGACATCAGCGCCGACGCCACCCTGGAAGACCAGATCGCGGAGATCCTGAACACCAACGAGGTCGACTGCGCCGTCGACGCCGTGGGATTCGAGGCCAGCGGGCACGGCCAGGGGGCCGGTGAGCAGCCGGCCGCGGTGCTGAACTCGATCATGAACGCCACCCGGGCGGGCGGCTCGCTGGGCATCCCCGGCCTCTACGTCACCGGCGACCCGGGCGGCGCCGATGACGACGCCAAGCACGGCACGTTGAAGGTCCGGCTGGGTCTGGGCTGGGCCAAGAGCCACAGCTTCTACACCGGCCAGTGCCCGGTACTGAAATACAACCGAGGCCTGATGATGAGCATCCTGCACGACAAGGCGCACATCGCCGATGCGGTGAACGCGACCGTCATCGGGCTTCAGGACGCGCCGGAGGGGTACGCCGCCTTCGACTCCGGGGTGGCCCAGAAGTTCGTGCTGGACCCGCACGGGATGGTCCCGGCTTAG
- the leuS gene encoding leucine--tRNA ligase produces the protein MTEPSADAAAADADAPSHRYNAQLAGEIEQTWQQRWHVLGTFHVPNPVGSLAPTDGSSVPADKMFVQDMFPYPSGEGLHVGHPLGYIATDVYARYFRMTGRNVLHALGFDAFGLPAEQYAVQTGTHPRTRTEANIVNFRRQLGRLGLGHDSRRSFSTTDVDFYKWTQWIFLQIYNAWFDTERNRARRIDELIAEFSSGSRPLADGRAWQDLSAGERADVVDSYRLVYRADSVVNWCPGLGTVLANEEVTSDGRSDRGNYPVFRKRLRQWMMRITAYSDRLLDDLDVLDWPDKVKAMQRNWIGRSTGAEVRFATEAGPIEVFTTRPDTLFGATYMVLAPEHELVDALVASQWPAGTDDRWTYGAATPAQAIATYRSDIAAKSDLERQENKSKTGVFTGAYATNPVNGQQIPVFIADYVLAGYGTGAIMAVPSGDQRDWEFATAFGLPIIEVVTGGDVSEAAYGGDGELVNSDYLNGLTVAAAKEAIIARLEADGAGRARVEFKLRDWLFARQRYWGEPFPIVYDADGRAHPLPESALPVELPDIPDYAPVMFDPDDADSEPSPPLGKATEWVNVELDLGDGLRSYTRDTNVMPQWAGSSWYELRYADPHNPDTFCAKENEAYWMGPRPEIHGPRDPGGVDLYVGGVEHAVLHLLYSRFWHKVLFDLGHVSSSEPYRRLVNQGYIQAFAYTDARGSYVPAAEVIERDGAFWYEDQQVNQEFGKIGKSLKNSVSPDEICDEYGADTLRVYEMSMGPLEASRPWATKDVVGAHRFLQRVWRAVIDETTGTERVSDDEQVSEDTLRALHKTIAGVAEDYAALRNNTAAAKLIEYTNHLTKEGVTARAAIEPLVLMVAPLAPHLAEELWRRLGHEGSLAHGPFPAVDERYLVDDTVELPVQVNGKVRGKITVAADADKAALEAAALADEKVQAFLAGATPKKVIVVPGRLVNFVV, from the coding sequence GTGACAGAACCCTCCGCCGACGCAGCCGCCGCCGACGCCGACGCCCCGAGCCACCGCTACAACGCGCAGCTGGCCGGTGAGATCGAGCAGACCTGGCAGCAGCGCTGGCATGTGCTGGGGACCTTCCATGTGCCCAACCCGGTCGGCTCGCTGGCGCCCACCGACGGCTCCTCGGTGCCCGCCGACAAGATGTTCGTACAGGACATGTTCCCCTACCCGTCGGGCGAGGGTCTGCACGTCGGGCACCCGCTCGGCTACATCGCCACCGATGTGTACGCGCGCTATTTCCGGATGACCGGGCGCAACGTGCTGCACGCGCTGGGCTTCGACGCCTTCGGTCTGCCGGCCGAGCAGTACGCGGTGCAGACCGGCACGCACCCGCGGACCCGCACCGAGGCCAACATCGTCAACTTCCGGCGTCAGCTGGGCAGGCTCGGGCTGGGCCATGACTCGCGGCGCAGCTTTTCCACCACCGATGTGGACTTCTACAAATGGACACAGTGGATCTTCCTGCAGATCTACAACGCGTGGTTCGACACCGAGCGCAACCGCGCCCGCCGCATCGACGAGCTGATCGCCGAATTCTCCTCCGGGTCGCGGCCGCTCGCCGACGGCCGGGCCTGGCAGGACCTGTCGGCGGGCGAGCGCGCCGACGTCGTGGACTCTTATCGGTTGGTCTATCGCGCCGACTCGGTGGTGAACTGGTGCCCGGGGCTGGGCACCGTGCTGGCCAACGAGGAGGTCACCTCCGACGGCCGCAGCGACCGCGGCAACTATCCGGTTTTCCGGAAGCGGTTGCGGCAGTGGATGATGCGCATCACCGCGTACTCTGACCGGCTGCTCGACGACCTGGACGTGCTGGACTGGCCGGACAAGGTCAAGGCCATGCAACGCAACTGGATCGGCCGCTCCACCGGGGCCGAGGTCCGCTTCGCCACCGAGGCCGGTCCGATCGAGGTGTTCACCACCCGGCCCGACACCCTGTTCGGCGCCACCTACATGGTGCTGGCCCCCGAACACGAGCTCGTCGACGCGTTGGTCGCCTCGCAGTGGCCCGCGGGTACCGACGACCGGTGGACCTACGGTGCGGCGACCCCGGCCCAGGCGATCGCGACCTACCGGTCCGATATCGCGGCCAAGTCGGATCTGGAGCGCCAGGAGAACAAGTCCAAGACCGGTGTCTTCACCGGCGCCTACGCCACCAATCCGGTTAATGGGCAGCAGATTCCGGTGTTCATCGCCGACTATGTGCTGGCCGGCTACGGCACCGGCGCCATCATGGCGGTGCCCAGCGGGGATCAGCGGGACTGGGAGTTCGCCACCGCGTTCGGGCTGCCCATCATCGAGGTGGTCACCGGCGGTGACGTCAGCGAGGCCGCGTACGGCGGCGACGGTGAACTGGTCAACAGCGACTACCTCAACGGCCTGACCGTGGCGGCGGCCAAGGAGGCCATCATCGCGCGCCTGGAAGCCGACGGCGCCGGCCGGGCCCGCGTCGAGTTCAAGCTGCGGGACTGGCTGTTCGCCCGCCAGCGGTACTGGGGCGAGCCGTTCCCCATCGTGTACGACGCCGACGGCCGGGCCCACCCGCTGCCGGAATCGGCTCTGCCGGTGGAACTCCCGGACATCCCGGACTATGCGCCGGTGATGTTCGATCCCGACGACGCCGACAGTGAACCGTCGCCGCCGCTGGGCAAGGCCACCGAATGGGTGAACGTCGAGCTGGACCTGGGCGACGGCCTGCGGTCCTACACGCGCGACACCAACGTGATGCCGCAGTGGGCCGGAAGCTCCTGGTATGAACTGCGGTACGCCGATCCGCACAACCCGGACACGTTCTGCGCCAAGGAGAACGAGGCCTACTGGATGGGCCCGCGCCCGGAGATCCACGGCCCGAGGGATCCCGGTGGCGTCGACCTGTATGTCGGTGGCGTCGAACACGCGGTGCTGCACCTGCTGTATTCGCGGTTCTGGCACAAGGTGCTCTTCGACCTGGGGCACGTCAGCTCCAGTGAGCCCTACCGCCGGCTGGTCAACCAGGGCTACATCCAGGCCTTCGCCTACACCGACGCGCGCGGCTCCTACGTGCCCGCCGCCGAGGTCATCGAGCGGGACGGCGCGTTCTGGTATGAGGACCAGCAGGTCAACCAGGAGTTCGGCAAGATCGGCAAGAGCCTGAAGAACTCGGTTTCCCCGGACGAGATCTGCGATGAGTACGGCGCGGACACGCTGCGGGTGTACGAGATGTCGATGGGTCCGCTGGAGGCGTCGCGGCCGTGGGCCACCAAGGATGTCGTCGGCGCGCACCGTTTCCTGCAGCGGGTCTGGCGCGCGGTCATCGACGAGACGACCGGTACCGAGCGGGTCAGCGATGACGAGCAGGTCTCCGAGGACACCCTGCGCGCGCTGCACAAGACGATTGCCGGGGTGGCCGAAGACTATGCGGCGCTGCGGAACAACACCGCGGCGGCCAAGCTGATCGAGTACACCAACCACCTGACCAAGGAGGGGGTGACCGCTCGGGCGGCGATCGAGCCGCTGGTGCTGATGGTCGCCCCGCTGGCGCCGCACCTGGCCGAGGAACTGTGGCGGCGGCTGGGGCACGAGGGCTCGCTGGCGCACGGACCGTTCCCGGCGGTGGACGAGCGCTACCTGGTGGACGACACCGTCGAGTTGCCGGTCCAGGTCAACGGGAAGGTGCGCGGCAAGATCACCGTCGCCGCCGACGCCGACAAGGCCGCGCTGGAAGCCGCGGCGCTGGCCGACGAGAAGGTGCAGGCCTTCCTGGCCGGTGCCACGCCGAAGAAGGTCATCGTGGTGCCCGGACGGCTGGTGAACTTCGTCGTCTGA
- a CDS encoding LpqN/LpqT family lipoprotein has translation MNETSYRWRILLAGTVAGFAGVVGLTGPTAAAEPLAPQPSPPGPATVTQTVTVTPQAAPAVPGPSQPVGPAAVPASGAGVVPAAAPPGTTTTAAIPRPVSVPLSPNPAGTIRDYLSSRNVAMEPQTPSGFTALNIVLPRPTGWTQVPDPNVPDAFAVIADRVGGDGLYTSNAQVVVYKLVGDFDPREAIRHGFVDSQQLTAWRATGGSIAEIGGVPTSIIEGTFRENNMTLNTSRRHIVATSGTDRYLVSLSVTTAESQSVAAAPATDAIVNGFRVAAPVAAPAPAPAALTPPAPAAAPAAGATVPVSMAGTSPAAVLAPAIGLPG, from the coding sequence ATGAACGAGACCTCGTACCGTTGGCGGATTCTGCTCGCGGGGACCGTCGCCGGTTTCGCCGGTGTGGTGGGCCTGACCGGCCCCACCGCCGCCGCCGAGCCGCTCGCTCCGCAGCCGTCGCCACCGGGCCCCGCCACCGTCACCCAGACCGTGACCGTCACCCCGCAGGCCGCGCCCGCCGTCCCCGGGCCCTCGCAGCCCGTCGGGCCCGCCGCCGTACCCGCCTCAGGGGCGGGTGTGGTGCCGGCCGCCGCGCCGCCCGGCACCACCACCACCGCTGCCATCCCCCGCCCGGTGTCCGTGCCGCTGTCGCCGAACCCGGCAGGCACCATCCGCGACTACCTGTCCAGCAGGAACGTGGCGATGGAGCCCCAGACCCCGAGCGGGTTCACCGCACTCAACATCGTGCTGCCGCGTCCCACCGGCTGGACCCAGGTCCCGGACCCGAATGTGCCCGACGCCTTCGCGGTGATCGCCGACCGGGTCGGGGGCGACGGGCTGTACACGTCGAACGCGCAGGTGGTGGTGTACAAGCTGGTCGGCGATTTTGATCCCCGCGAGGCCATCCGGCACGGGTTCGTCGACAGTCAGCAGCTCACCGCCTGGCGGGCCACTGGCGGATCGATCGCCGAGATCGGCGGGGTGCCCACGTCGATCATCGAGGGCACCTTCCGCGAGAACAACATGACGCTGAACACCTCGCGGCGACATATCGTCGCGACCTCGGGTACCGATCGCTACCTGGTGTCGCTGTCGGTGACGACCGCCGAATCGCAGTCGGTCGCCGCCGCACCCGCCACCGATGCCATCGTCAATGGGTTCCGGGTGGCCGCACCCGTCGCGGCGCCCGCTCCGGCCCCGGCCGCGCTGACGCCTCCAGCTCCCGCCGCCGCACCCGCGGCCGGAGCCACCGTGCCGGTCAGCATGGCGGGAACATCCCCTGCCGCGGTGCTCGCCCCGGCAATCGGCCTCCCCGGCTGA
- a CDS encoding YqgE/AlgH family protein: MGQPEEPEDHVTPTAPRVRAGTLLLADTDLLEPTFRRSVIYIVEHNEGGTLGVVLNRPSETAVYNVLPQWAKLAIKPKSMFIGGPVKRDSALCLATVRVGVDIAGLPGVRHVQGRVVMVDLDSDPDQIAPALEGVRIFAGYSGWTTGQLEGEIERDDWIVLSALPSDVLVEPRVDLWARVLRRQPLPLSMLATHPIDLSRN, from the coding sequence GTGGGACAGCCCGAGGAACCGGAGGATCATGTCACTCCGACGGCACCGCGTGTGCGCGCCGGAACCCTGCTGCTCGCCGACACCGACCTGCTCGAGCCGACGTTCCGGCGCAGCGTCATCTACATCGTCGAACACAACGAGGGCGGCACCCTCGGGGTGGTGCTCAACCGGCCCAGTGAGACCGCCGTCTACAACGTGCTGCCGCAGTGGGCGAAGCTGGCGATCAAGCCGAAGAGCATGTTCATCGGTGGTCCGGTGAAGCGTGATTCGGCGCTGTGCCTGGCGACCGTGCGGGTCGGGGTGGACATCGCCGGGTTGCCGGGCGTGCGGCATGTGCAGGGCCGCGTCGTCATGGTCGATCTGGACTCCGATCCCGACCAGATCGCTCCGGCGCTCGAAGGGGTACGGATCTTCGCCGGGTACTCCGGGTGGACCACCGGCCAACTGGAGGGCGAGATCGAGCGCGACGACTGGATCGTGCTCTCGGCACTTCCCTCGGATGTGCTCGTGGAACCGCGGGTCGATCTGTGGGCCCGGGTGCTGCGCCGTCAGCCGCTACCGCTGTCGATGCTGGCGACGCACCCGATCGACCTCAGCCGCAACTAG